A single Ochrobactrum sp. BTU1 DNA region contains:
- a CDS encoding GAF domain-containing DNA-binding protein: MDRIVEAYQVFSERDCADEPSLDWSYFCAMSLLRHPVNAAISEYLEFVGNASNADRAWMIEYGQDLLRFRNTHEWCRGNTTSFLEELQEAPTTLIGWLHRHLVAGKAVAVNNVQGLPRVARAIQVEFTRQGNKSILSIPIFYQSRLRGIIGFDTTRACHQWSGGEIKAMFQCANLIAQAKYGTMDNQFEKLPAEESEPLVYLRKRGVVRGVEPETIVGVRSAGNYSEIWLNDGSMLLDARPLGIWLSILPESHFFRVHRTAFVNALHVSHVDRSRPDKWLIKMRSIQQSWPVSRIYRKPLRERLGI; the protein is encoded by the coding sequence TTGGACCGCATCGTTGAAGCCTATCAAGTATTTTCTGAACGCGATTGTGCGGATGAACCATCCTTGGATTGGTCATATTTCTGCGCTATGAGTCTGCTCAGACATCCCGTTAATGCAGCAATTTCAGAATACTTGGAATTTGTCGGCAATGCCTCCAATGCGGACCGGGCTTGGATGATAGAATATGGGCAGGACCTGCTTCGATTCCGCAATACACATGAATGGTGTCGAGGGAACACGACATCATTTCTTGAGGAATTGCAGGAGGCCCCCACAACTCTTATTGGATGGCTGCATCGGCATCTGGTCGCTGGAAAGGCGGTAGCCGTCAACAACGTCCAGGGTCTGCCGCGTGTGGCTCGCGCGATTCAGGTTGAGTTCACGCGTCAGGGTAACAAGAGCATATTGAGCATTCCGATTTTCTATCAGAGTCGATTGCGGGGCATCATCGGATTTGACACGACACGCGCATGTCATCAATGGTCCGGCGGCGAAATCAAAGCAATGTTTCAATGCGCCAACCTGATTGCTCAGGCAAAATATGGCACAATGGATAACCAGTTTGAAAAGCTTCCCGCAGAAGAATCAGAGCCGTTGGTCTATTTGCGAAAACGCGGCGTTGTACGCGGAGTAGAGCCTGAAACTATCGTCGGCGTCCGTTCTGCTGGCAATTATAGCGAGATTTGGCTCAATGATGGTTCAATGCTGCTCGATGCACGCCCGCTCGGCATTTGGTTGAGCATTTTACCGGAAAGCCATTTCTTTCGTGTTCATCGGACAGCTTTCGTCAACGCACTTCACGTTTCCCACGTCGATCGGAGCAGGCCGGACAAATGGTTGATCAAAATGCGCTCCATCCAGCAATCATGGCCGGTGTCTCGCATTTATCGCAAACCCTTGCGCGAAAGACTTGGTATCTGA
- a CDS encoding spore coat U domain-containing protein, protein MCFKFSPLFASLAVVAFSPPAVFAQTPSAQFTVQITIAGACQINSATNMDFGSHGVLTTNTDATSLLTVQCTNTTPFNLALSAGSGGSGATVINRLMTGTGGATVTYSLYQTAARDTVWGTTVGTNTLAGTGTGAPQQFTVYGRVPPQNTPAPGAYTDTVTATISY, encoded by the coding sequence ATGTGTTTCAAGTTTAGTCCGCTCTTTGCTTCTCTGGCGGTTGTTGCTTTTTCTCCGCCAGCCGTTTTTGCTCAGACCCCTTCTGCGCAATTCACGGTTCAGATAACAATTGCTGGCGCCTGCCAGATCAACTCAGCAACCAATATGGATTTTGGCTCTCACGGGGTGCTCACAACCAACACCGACGCGACCAGCCTTCTCACGGTTCAATGCACCAATACCACCCCTTTTAACCTTGCGCTGAGTGCTGGTAGTGGAGGCTCTGGCGCGACAGTTATTAATCGCCTCATGACAGGCACAGGTGGCGCAACAGTCACTTACTCTCTTTATCAGACAGCTGCGAGAGACACAGTGTGGGGGACAACAGTGGGGACCAATACCCTTGCGGGAACGGGTACCGGCGCGCCGCAACAATTTACTGTCTATGGCCGCGTCCCTCCTCAGAACACCCCTGCACCGGGTGCCTATACCGATACGGTGACGGCAACCATCTCGTACTGA
- a CDS encoding fimbrial biogenesis outer membrane usher protein, which yields MSKRTTGAVDLAVLTIACLSIFSDFPKAAAQDLPPPLAELKHSDIEFFELQLEVFVNGSSTELIASFRQTPDGLLLIEPEQLKNVGIKPAKEATTEDGWVDIGRLPGVVAIYDEEKQTVNFNATEASRAARVIDAQPDDIPLTQEEEKPVITSNMGGLVNYTVYGSTGGPKWDDLTSFQGVSSLLEGRIFGRYGVVTSSQILSSSDADKFGTTRLDTRWSYSDPDHLMTYNAGDIISGGLSWTRPTRLGGIQIRRNFNLRPDLVTMPLPELSGSAAVPSTVDIYVDNAQRASRSVPSGPFSITNLPIVTGSGTARLVVRDALGRETVSETPFYASSDLLSKGLADFSAEIGFARRYYGVESNNYDERPIGSATLRYGLTNQLTLEAHVEGAENFYNGGAGSVFNIGTFGIGSIAASASQFGGERGYQVAASLEAELWGIKFFGRTQRTFGDYNDIASVTADVAKYGLPSTIYSARPPRSLDQASISLPPQFENLNLNFSYAQLETADFDRSRILSMTATKGIGQNGNAFLSAFTDLERKGSFGVFAGLSWMLDGNITASSGISSDDKGTSFTAELMKSEQPVVGSSGWRVRGSYGQNDIVAASGSYRSSIGRAEAGVEKFNDNIRGNAQFEGSIIAAGGGVFLSNRVDDAFSVVDVGAPDVEVFYENRPIGKTDKRGKFLVTDLRSYEANAISIDPSNLPLDASVETTRQIVRPSDRSGAVVDFNVSAQNNPVLVTIRDEAGEYVETGASVKLNGVGDAIVGYEGQVYIENAASSNTLTIQQSNGENCTVTFNAPASANSRTTIPDAVCRKDQ from the coding sequence ATGTCCAAGCGAACAACAGGGGCGGTTGACCTCGCTGTCTTGACGATTGCTTGTCTGTCAATTTTCTCGGACTTTCCGAAGGCTGCGGCTCAAGATTTGCCACCCCCGTTGGCGGAACTCAAACACTCCGACATCGAATTTTTCGAGCTGCAACTTGAAGTCTTCGTGAATGGCTCCTCTACTGAGTTGATTGCGTCCTTTCGTCAAACACCCGACGGGCTCCTCTTGATCGAGCCAGAGCAACTGAAAAATGTTGGCATAAAACCTGCAAAGGAAGCAACCACGGAAGATGGCTGGGTCGATATAGGTCGGCTACCGGGCGTAGTGGCAATTTACGACGAAGAAAAACAAACCGTAAATTTTAATGCTACGGAAGCAAGCCGCGCGGCGCGCGTCATCGATGCACAGCCCGACGACATACCGCTCACGCAGGAGGAGGAAAAGCCCGTCATCACCAGCAACATGGGAGGTTTGGTCAACTACACCGTTTATGGCTCGACCGGTGGCCCGAAATGGGACGACCTCACGTCATTCCAAGGCGTTTCGAGCCTGCTCGAAGGTCGAATATTTGGACGGTATGGCGTTGTCACTTCCTCGCAAATTCTAAGTTCGTCCGACGCCGACAAATTCGGGACCACGCGGCTCGATACGCGCTGGTCCTATTCCGATCCAGATCACCTGATGACATATAATGCGGGCGACATCATCTCTGGCGGCCTTTCTTGGACCCGTCCCACACGTCTGGGCGGCATACAAATCCGCCGCAACTTCAACCTCCGCCCAGATCTGGTAACAATGCCCCTGCCTGAGCTTTCAGGATCCGCCGCCGTTCCCTCCACCGTCGATATCTACGTCGACAATGCCCAACGCGCCTCGCGCTCGGTGCCCTCGGGTCCATTCTCAATCACCAATTTACCGATTGTAACAGGATCAGGGACAGCGCGGTTGGTTGTTCGTGACGCGTTGGGTCGCGAAACAGTCTCCGAAACGCCATTCTACGCATCATCCGATCTTCTATCAAAAGGACTGGCAGATTTCTCAGCCGAGATAGGATTTGCGCGGCGCTATTATGGAGTGGAGTCAAATAATTATGATGAAAGGCCTATTGGTTCGGCGACACTGCGCTATGGACTAACCAATCAACTCACCCTTGAAGCCCATGTCGAAGGGGCCGAAAATTTTTATAACGGCGGCGCTGGTAGCGTCTTCAATATCGGCACTTTCGGCATTGGCTCCATTGCAGCGTCGGCAAGCCAGTTCGGTGGAGAGCGAGGATATCAGGTCGCGGCCAGCCTTGAGGCTGAACTTTGGGGCATCAAGTTTTTCGGCAGAACACAGCGGACCTTTGGCGATTACAACGATATTGCGTCCGTTACTGCCGATGTCGCAAAATACGGACTTCCTTCAACCATCTATAGTGCAAGACCTCCACGCTCACTTGACCAAGCGTCAATATCTCTGCCGCCCCAGTTTGAAAACCTGAACCTCAATTTTTCCTATGCACAGCTTGAAACAGCAGACTTCGACAGATCACGTATCCTCAGCATGACTGCTACAAAGGGGATCGGACAGAATGGGAACGCGTTCCTCTCAGCCTTCACCGATCTTGAACGCAAAGGTTCCTTTGGCGTTTTTGCCGGTCTTTCGTGGATGCTGGATGGTAACATCACCGCGTCGAGCGGTATATCCTCTGACGATAAGGGCACCAGCTTCACAGCCGAACTGATGAAGTCTGAGCAGCCAGTTGTCGGAAGCAGCGGTTGGCGCGTACGCGGTTCTTACGGTCAGAACGACATTGTTGCAGCCAGTGGAAGCTATCGGAGTTCCATAGGGCGCGCTGAAGCAGGCGTTGAAAAGTTCAATGACAACATCCGTGGCAATGCACAGTTTGAAGGCTCGATTATAGCAGCCGGTGGCGGTGTTTTCTTGTCTAATCGCGTAGATGATGCCTTCAGCGTTGTTGATGTTGGCGCGCCAGATGTCGAGGTCTTTTACGAAAATCGTCCCATTGGAAAGACCGACAAGCGCGGAAAGTTCCTTGTTACCGACCTTCGCTCCTATGAAGCCAACGCCATCTCTATCGATCCTTCGAACCTGCCACTCGATGCCAGCGTGGAAACAACCCGCCAGATCGTCCGGCCGAGCGACCGTAGCGGGGCTGTCGTTGATTTCAACGTTTCCGCCCAGAACAATCCGGTCCTTGTGACCATTCGTGACGAAGCAGGCGAATATGTTGAAACAGGCGCTTCGGTGAAGCTCAACGGCGTTGGCGACGCAATCGTCGGTTACGAGGGACAAGTTTACATCGAAAATGCCGCCAGCTCCAATACACTCACCATACAACAATCAAACGGTGAAAATTGCACCGTTACTTTCAATGCTCCCGCCAGTGCGAATAGTCGCACAACAATTCCTGATGCCGTCTGCCGGAAAGACCAATGA
- a CDS encoding NAD-dependent succinate-semialdehyde dehydrogenase encodes MNVVLDDPIKHDSLSRLGDKHLFRELGYVNGRWVAGDKAESFAVSDPATGKQLARVASLSEAQVFVAVEAAQKAFPNWRNKLPQERAAILRQWYELVLAHREDLALLMTLEQGKPLDESRGEIDYGAAFIEWFAEEGKRLNGETIASHLSHAEMLVRREALGVVGLITPWNFPNAMIARKAAAAIAAGCAVIVHPSSETPLSALALAELAERAGMPAGVFNVVTGKAAPIVDAMCRDQRVKAISFTGSTEIGKLIAAKCASSVKRLVMELGGHAPLIIFDDADVSRAVDVAMAAKFATSGQDCLAANRIFVQRAILPAFSQAFAERISKLKIGNGLDADIEIGPMMHSRAIDKIEEHVRDAVKRGARIEVGGKRIGEHTLFFEPTLLSNVPDEAAIMGEETFGPVAAISAFDDEDEVILRANATQYGLVAYVVTANGARQLRMGRALEFGMVAINRAKITGAPIPFGGWKQSGLGREGSHQGIEAFTELKYLCIDTAA; translated from the coding sequence ATGAATGTCGTTCTGGATGACCCGATAAAACATGACAGTCTCAGCAGGCTTGGGGACAAACATCTCTTTCGCGAGCTTGGTTATGTCAACGGACGTTGGGTTGCTGGCGACAAGGCGGAAAGCTTCGCAGTGTCTGATCCTGCCACAGGAAAGCAGCTTGCACGGGTGGCGAGTTTAAGTGAAGCTCAAGTATTTGTTGCAGTAGAGGCAGCTCAAAAAGCCTTTCCAAACTGGCGCAACAAGCTGCCACAGGAACGGGCGGCGATCTTGCGTCAGTGGTATGAGCTCGTTTTGGCACACCGCGAAGACCTTGCTTTGCTTATGACGCTAGAACAAGGAAAGCCTTTGGATGAATCGCGTGGTGAGATCGACTATGGAGCTGCGTTTATTGAATGGTTTGCTGAAGAAGGCAAACGGTTGAATGGTGAGACCATCGCGAGCCATTTATCGCATGCGGAAATGCTGGTGCGCCGTGAAGCATTGGGTGTCGTGGGACTGATAACACCTTGGAATTTTCCTAACGCGATGATTGCCCGCAAAGCTGCAGCAGCCATTGCGGCTGGTTGTGCTGTTATCGTGCATCCCTCGTCCGAAACACCATTATCGGCGCTGGCATTAGCCGAGCTTGCAGAACGAGCAGGGATGCCTGCCGGAGTTTTTAATGTGGTGACTGGCAAGGCAGCGCCAATTGTGGATGCAATGTGCCGCGATCAACGTGTGAAGGCTATAAGCTTCACCGGATCTACGGAAATAGGCAAATTGATTGCCGCGAAGTGCGCCTCGAGCGTCAAGCGCTTGGTTATGGAGCTCGGAGGCCACGCACCCTTGATCATTTTCGATGATGCTGATGTTAGCCGCGCGGTCGATGTGGCTATGGCTGCAAAGTTTGCGACCTCAGGACAAGATTGTTTGGCGGCAAACCGTATTTTCGTTCAGCGCGCTATTCTTCCGGCTTTCAGTCAAGCGTTCGCAGAGCGGATAAGCAAACTTAAAATTGGAAACGGTCTTGATGCGGATATCGAAATCGGACCGATGATGCATAGCCGCGCAATCGATAAGATTGAAGAGCATGTTCGCGACGCTGTGAAGCGTGGCGCAAGGATTGAAGTGGGAGGTAAACGCATTGGTGAGCACACTCTTTTCTTTGAACCGACACTGCTCAGCAATGTACCCGATGAAGCTGCGATCATGGGTGAAGAAACATTTGGCCCAGTCGCAGCGATTTCTGCATTTGATGACGAAGACGAGGTGATCTTACGCGCAAATGCGACACAGTACGGTTTGGTCGCCTATGTAGTGACAGCCAATGGTGCGCGACAGCTGCGGATGGGACGCGCGTTGGAATTTGGAATGGTCGCGATCAACCGCGCAAAAATTACCGGAGCGCCGATACCGTTTGGTGGTTGGAAGCAATCCGGGTTGGGCCGTGAAGGTTCTCATCAGGGCATAGAAGCATTCACCGAGCTCAAATATCTTTGCATCGATACCGCTGCGTGA
- a CDS encoding ABC transporter ATP-binding protein codes for MSHETEIHTDVAVEAEGLGLAYGSNTILKNIDLSLAKGQTLALLGPSGCGKTTLLRLIAGLLHPTRGSVTINGETVADAKSSRFSPPEKRRLGMVFQDYALWPHMSVYGNVSFPLEMRGVGRVERETRVTAALDRVGLAGFGDRSISEMSGGQQQRVAIARAIVAEPSIVLFDEPLSNLDRELRENMVSEIGQLVTNLGLTAIYVTHDQSEAFSLAHQVAIMRAGIIEQLAAPEMLVAQPTTPAVADFLRLGCVMPVERDDEGYRIAQTQIHLAHHSAPIMATHVLLPSRSVRSVEMSNGSIPATVLRTQFRGDGHLTTVRIGSQHEGHELTYLDSARHSPGVPLGIAIDAEQLRWFS; via the coding sequence ATGTCACATGAAACTGAAATCCACACGGATGTTGCTGTAGAGGCAGAGGGCCTAGGTCTCGCTTATGGCAGCAACACAATCCTCAAGAACATTGATCTGTCGCTCGCGAAAGGTCAGACGCTTGCACTTTTGGGCCCATCGGGCTGCGGAAAGACCACACTTCTTCGCCTTATTGCTGGATTGCTTCACCCGACCAGAGGGTCTGTCACGATCAATGGTGAAACCGTGGCTGATGCCAAAAGCAGCCGGTTTTCACCGCCTGAAAAGCGTCGCCTTGGTATGGTGTTTCAGGATTACGCACTCTGGCCGCATATGTCTGTTTATGGAAATGTCTCATTTCCGCTCGAAATGCGTGGAGTTGGACGTGTCGAGCGCGAGACTCGCGTGACAGCTGCACTGGATCGCGTTGGTCTTGCTGGCTTTGGAGATCGCTCGATCAGCGAAATGTCGGGTGGTCAGCAACAGCGCGTGGCGATTGCACGTGCAATTGTTGCCGAGCCCAGCATCGTGCTTTTCGACGAGCCGCTTTCTAATCTTGATCGCGAATTACGTGAAAACATGGTCAGTGAAATTGGCCAGCTAGTTACCAATCTCGGTCTTACCGCCATTTATGTGACGCATGATCAGAGCGAGGCTTTCTCGTTGGCGCATCAGGTTGCGATCATGAGGGCAGGTATTATCGAACAACTGGCGGCACCAGAAATGCTTGTTGCGCAGCCGACCACTCCAGCGGTTGCCGATTTCCTCCGGCTTGGCTGTGTGATGCCGGTTGAACGCGATGATGAGGGCTATCGCATAGCGCAGACGCAAATCCACCTGGCGCACCATTCTGCTCCCATAATGGCGACGCATGTGTTGTTGCCGTCACGCTCAGTTCGCAGCGTTGAAATGAGTAACGGATCCATTCCTGCCACCGTTCTGCGCACGCAATTCCGCGGTGATGGACACCTCACAACAGTTCGCATCGGTTCGCAGCACGAGGGACATGAGCTGACCTATCTCGATAGCGCGCGTCATTCGCCAGGTGTTCCGTTGGGCATTGCAATCGATGCGGAACAGCTCCGCTGGTTTTCCTAA
- a CDS encoding molecular chaperone, which yields MRSLVLAAALFAGLHVTPALSQSVSLRVSPVLVDLSAPTAASSVRISNDAKRPISVQVRIFKWSQNNGVDTYTPATDVAVSPPISQLKPGAENMVRVVRTSKRPVKAEESYRLIVDELPSSARKKSGTVTFVVRHSIPVFFSPAENAGAEVAWSAQPKSGGYQVTARNTGDKRMRISDLAVKSKGGASVAQQKGLVGYVLGNSSASWFIRGTGGSRGGGSLMISAQSEAGPINVQANNRGG from the coding sequence ATGCGTAGTCTAGTGTTAGCGGCGGCATTATTTGCCGGTCTGCACGTAACTCCTGCACTTTCGCAAAGTGTCTCGTTGCGGGTCTCTCCAGTGCTTGTCGATCTTAGCGCGCCAACCGCAGCCTCAAGCGTTCGTATATCAAATGATGCGAAACGCCCAATCAGCGTGCAGGTCAGGATTTTTAAATGGAGCCAGAACAACGGCGTTGACACCTACACCCCAGCCACCGATGTCGCAGTAAGCCCACCAATTTCGCAGCTAAAGCCTGGCGCAGAGAATATGGTCCGGGTGGTGCGTACGTCCAAACGCCCGGTAAAAGCTGAAGAGAGCTACCGACTGATTGTTGACGAACTACCAAGTTCTGCCAGAAAGAAATCTGGTACCGTCACCTTTGTAGTCCGGCATTCCATTCCAGTCTTCTTCTCTCCGGCGGAAAATGCAGGTGCTGAAGTTGCATGGAGCGCGCAGCCAAAATCTGGCGGCTATCAGGTCACTGCACGCAATACCGGCGACAAAAGGATGCGCATTTCTGATCTCGCAGTAAAAAGCAAAGGTGGCGCCTCGGTCGCACAGCAAAAAGGGCTCGTCGGATATGTCCTTGGGAATTCTAGCGCTTCCTGGTTTATTCGCGGAACCGGAGGTAGTCGAGGTGGTGGCTCGCTGATGATCTCAGCACAAAGCGAAGCTGGCCCCATAAATGTCCAAGCGAACAACAGGGGCGGTTGA
- a CDS encoding spore coat U domain-containing protein yields MKKLFLTIVVVIFLSLTGISVVLAQTCTASITNMNFGTVNLQAGGAVDTTATLSVTCSSSLNLALLMRLCPNLEAGSGGSSGSTRLMVSGANTLSYQFYHDANRTQPWGSSTNTTLGTVEPIDVIAPILGSGTATRTIYGRVLGAQASKLAGTYLSTFGAGQARVNYVRYLLGAPDCAAVVENTIQPTFSVQAVINRSCTVAATAINFGSRSNLTTNVDATGTLTINCTSGLPYSVALSGGLSNAPPTQRRMTLGSNAVIYGLYSNSARTVPWGSAANQIVARTGTGATESVTVYGRVAPQTTPTSGTYTDTVIVTINY; encoded by the coding sequence ATGAAAAAACTTTTTCTGACGATCGTTGTCGTGATATTCCTGAGCCTCACAGGCATCAGCGTTGTGCTCGCGCAAACCTGCACAGCCAGCATCACCAACATGAATTTTGGCACCGTCAATCTTCAGGCAGGGGGTGCCGTGGATACCACTGCTACACTGAGTGTCACCTGCTCGAGTTCACTCAATCTCGCACTTCTGATGCGCCTATGCCCCAATCTTGAAGCCGGCAGCGGTGGAAGCTCTGGGAGCACTAGGCTGATGGTAAGCGGTGCCAACACGTTGTCTTATCAGTTTTACCACGATGCAAATCGCACGCAGCCCTGGGGCTCTTCCACAAATACAACTTTGGGAACTGTGGAGCCAATTGACGTGATTGCCCCTATTTTAGGCTCAGGCACAGCGACCAGAACGATCTATGGTCGTGTTTTGGGAGCGCAGGCATCGAAGCTTGCCGGAACTTACCTATCAACTTTTGGCGCTGGTCAAGCGCGAGTTAACTATGTTCGCTATCTGCTTGGAGCACCCGACTGCGCTGCAGTCGTAGAAAACACCATCCAACCGACCTTCAGCGTGCAAGCCGTCATTAATCGTTCCTGTACAGTCGCAGCGACTGCGATCAATTTTGGTTCCCGAAGCAATTTGACTACCAATGTGGATGCCACTGGCACGCTAACCATTAACTGTACATCGGGACTGCCATACAGTGTCGCTTTGAGCGGCGGACTAAGCAACGCCCCACCAACCCAACGGCGCATGACTCTCGGTTCAAACGCAGTGATTTACGGCCTATATTCCAACAGCGCTCGCACAGTACCTTGGGGTAGTGCGGCAAACCAGATTGTTGCCCGTACAGGAACAGGCGCTACAGAAAGTGTGACCGTCTATGGTCGCGTCGCTCCTCAAACCACACCGACTTCCGGCACTTACACAGACACCGTGATCGTTACGATCAACTATTAA
- a CDS encoding aspartate aminotransferase family protein, whose protein sequence is MLNTSNELTAWDRDHFFHPSTHMGMHARGETPTRVLKGGEGVYIEDISGRKSLDAFAGLYCVNVGYGRTEIADAIAEQARNLAYYHAYVGHGTEVSIALAKMIIDRAPQHMSRVYFGLSGSDANETNMKLIWYYNNILGRPEKKKIISRWRGYHGSGVMTGSMTGLATFHNAFDLPRAPVLHTESPYYFRRADRSMSEEQFSQYCADKLEEMILSEGADTIAAFIGEPVLGTGGIVPPPTGYWQKIQAVLDRYDIMLVADEVVTGFGRLGSMFGSEHYGMKPDLITIAKGLTSAYAPLSGSIVSERMWQVLVQGSDQMGPIGHGWTYSAHPICSAAGVANLKLIDELDLVENAGSTGRYLREALEDAIGGHRHVGDVRGEGLMAAIEFVDDRDDRKFFDPSLKIGAQVSAALLANGVIARAMPEGDILGFAPPLCLTREEADKIVDATIKAITTVFA, encoded by the coding sequence ATGTTGAATACCAGCAATGAACTCACCGCTTGGGATCGCGATCACTTTTTTCATCCCTCTACGCATATGGGGATGCATGCACGTGGGGAAACGCCGACGCGCGTATTGAAGGGTGGCGAGGGCGTTTACATTGAGGATATCAGCGGCCGCAAGAGTCTGGATGCCTTTGCTGGTCTTTACTGCGTCAATGTTGGTTATGGTCGTACGGAAATCGCGGATGCGATTGCAGAACAGGCGCGAAATCTTGCCTATTATCATGCATATGTCGGACATGGCACTGAGGTTTCGATCGCGCTGGCTAAGATGATCATCGACCGAGCTCCTCAACATATGAGCCGCGTTTACTTCGGTCTCTCAGGCTCAGACGCCAATGAGACAAACATGAAGCTCATCTGGTATTACAACAATATCCTTGGTCGTCCGGAAAAGAAGAAGATCATTTCGCGTTGGCGCGGCTATCACGGTTCGGGCGTGATGACAGGAAGCATGACCGGTCTTGCTACTTTTCATAATGCATTTGATCTGCCGCGTGCCCCGGTTCTGCACACCGAGTCGCCATATTATTTTCGCCGCGCAGACCGCTCAATGAGTGAAGAACAATTCTCGCAATATTGTGCCGACAAGCTTGAAGAGATGATCCTTTCTGAAGGTGCTGATACCATTGCAGCTTTCATCGGTGAGCCAGTGTTGGGAACCGGCGGTATCGTGCCGCCGCCAACCGGATACTGGCAGAAGATACAAGCGGTTTTGGACCGTTATGATATCATGCTCGTTGCTGATGAAGTGGTCACAGGTTTTGGCCGTCTTGGCAGCATGTTCGGATCTGAACACTATGGTATGAAACCGGACCTGATCACAATCGCCAAAGGTCTCACCTCCGCTTATGCCCCTCTATCGGGCTCGATTGTTTCCGAGCGTATGTGGCAAGTGCTCGTTCAAGGATCGGACCAGATGGGGCCAATTGGTCATGGTTGGACCTACTCTGCGCATCCAATTTGTTCTGCCGCAGGCGTTGCCAATCTAAAATTGATTGATGAGCTCGATCTTGTTGAAAATGCGGGCTCGACGGGCAGATATCTCCGTGAAGCGCTGGAAGACGCAATTGGCGGACACCGGCATGTAGGGGATGTTCGTGGTGAAGGTTTGATGGCGGCAATTGAGTTTGTCGATGATCGAGACGATCGGAAATTCTTCGATCCGTCTTTAAAAATTGGTGCACAGGTTTCAGCCGCACTCCTCGCCAATGGCGTGATCGCCCGTGCAATGCCTGAAGGTGACATTCTGGGCTTTGCACCACCATTATGTCTCACGCGGGAAGAGGCTGACAAAATAGTCGATGCGACCATAAAGGCGATCACAACTGTTTTTGCGTAA
- a CDS encoding Lrp/AsnC family transcriptional regulator: protein MKSALKLDAVDLRILEAVQANARITKMALAEKVGLSPTPCWLRLRKLEEAGIVTGYHARIAFRKIAPVAQVMVQITLGNHRQADFDRFERAITAVPEIVSCWSVGGGVDYFLMIMVHDIDAYQRLIDRLLDQNIGIERYYTYIVTKLVKDDRMGTPLSIVSSEAE from the coding sequence ATGAAATCCGCCCTCAAGCTCGATGCTGTTGATCTTCGTATTCTTGAAGCGGTGCAGGCGAATGCGCGTATCACCAAGATGGCGCTTGCAGAAAAAGTTGGACTTTCGCCCACACCGTGCTGGCTGCGGCTGCGCAAGTTAGAAGAAGCCGGTATTGTAACAGGCTATCACGCCCGCATTGCTTTTCGGAAAATTGCTCCCGTCGCACAGGTCATGGTGCAAATTACGCTTGGTAATCATCGCCAGGCCGATTTTGATCGTTTTGAGCGCGCGATAACAGCAGTTCCTGAGATTGTCTCGTGCTGGTCTGTGGGTGGTGGCGTTGATTACTTCCTGATGATTATGGTTCACGACATTGACGCTTATCAGCGCTTGATCGATCGGCTTCTTGATCAGAATATTGGTATTGAGCGCTATTACACTTACATTGTTACGAAATTGGTGAAAGACGACCGAATGGGAACGCCTTTATCTATCGTTTCAAGCGAGGCGGAATAG